A single region of the Ornithodoros turicata isolate Travis unplaced genomic scaffold, ASM3712646v1 ctg00000911.1, whole genome shotgun sequence genome encodes:
- the LOC135375635 gene encoding zinc finger protein 431-like isoform X1 produces the protein MELSLKFGGQLPKVKLEPLDASLPEQGQQQECNEFSSGGNNYGATRGMIQIKEEPREESSDEHPIIEVKTEPYNTAILDQVGHSHDSTSEGAKESSGGLYIKDELRGTCDHASSGLSFSSAQFEIGTTTVEPQCQNDALVTTDGRPTEQSSDQSETQVASKSSTFGHEKDRLYNPNICLAACIDTGHLEVHVKTHKTKTLTCDKCSATFRHASTLRVHARHCTGLGSQKSNVSAPACASSAHECNLSPAESGHSMCLQRRKRTLVGKKSFRCDLCGFEFNKRYKLRNHKKAHMSEGLYQCTFCPAQFRQSAMLKYHKQKHTGEKAYKCDLCPAEFSHSSSLLRHKRTHTGEKPHKCDLCPAEFHKRCDLQRHRRTHTGEKPYKCDVCPAEFSCSSMLLRHKRTHTGEKPHKCDLCPAEFHKRYDLQRHRRTHTGEKPYKCDVCPAEFSCSSMLLRHKWTHMGEKPHKCDLCPAEFHKRYDLQRHRRTHTGEKPYKCDVCPAEFSRSSVLLHHKLTHMGEKPHKCDLCPAEFSERAGLRSHKKAHVSEGLYKCTFCPAQFRQSTTLKCHKQKHTGEKAYKCDLCPAEFSHSSSLYVHKRTHTGEKPHKSDLCPAEFNKRYDLQRHKRTHTGEKPCKCDLCPAEFSDSSMLLRHKWTHMGDKPHKCDLCPAEFSERAGLRSHRRTHTGKKPYKCNVCPLEFSHMKSLSYHMRKHTGEKPCNPVSTRVSFLPAASREGVRGYPR, from the exons ATGGAGCTCTCCCTAAAGTTCGGTGGTCAACTCCCAAAAGTAAAATTGGAGCCTCTTGACGCTAGCCTACCAGAACAGGGCCAGCAACAGGAATGCAACGAGTTTTCATCAGGAGGCAACAATTACG GGGCAACTCGAGGGATGATCCAAATTAAAGAAGAACCTCGAGAGGAATCTTCGGACGAACATCCGATCATTGAAGTGAAGACAGAGCCTTACAACACTGCAATTTTGGACCAGGTGGGACACAGCCATGACTCAACGTCAGAAG GAGCAAAAGAAAGCAGCGGTGGGCTTTACATCAAGGACGAGCTCAGAGGCACCTGCGATCACGCATCTTCAGGTCTCTCCTTTTCAAGTGCACAGTTCGAGATCGGCACAACAACAGTTGAACCACAGTGCCAAAACGATGCACTAGTCACCACTGATGGTCGACCCACAGAGCAATCTTCAGACCAGAGCGAGACTCAAGTGGCAAGCAAGTCATCGACGTTCGGACATGAGAAAGACAGGCTTTATAACCCCAACATTTGTTTAGCCGCATGCATCGACACTGGCCACTTGGAGGTCCATGTCAAAACTCACAAAACAAAGACACTTACCTGCGACAAGTGTTCCGCGACATTCCGTCATGCGTCAACTCTGCGAGTGCACGCAAGACATTGCACGGGACTAGGCTCGCAGAAGTCGAACGTAAGTGCACCTGCATGCGCATCGAGCGCACACGAGTGCAATCTCAGCCCTGCAGAGTCCGGCCACAGTATGTGCCTGCAGCGTCGCAAGCGCACGCTCGTGGGCAAGAAGAGCTTCAGGTGTGATCTCTGTGGTTTTGAGTTCAACAAGAGGTACAAGCTGCGCAATCACAAGAAAGCACACATGAGTGAGGGGCTATACCAGTGCACCTTCTGTCCTGCACAGTTCAGGCAAAGCGCGATGCTGAAGTATCACAAGCAAAAACATACAGGCGAGAAGGCCTATAAGtgtgacctctgtcctgcagaattCAGTCATAGCTCTAGCCTGTTGCgccacaagcggacacacacaggcgagaagccccataagtgcgatctctgtcctgcagagttccacAAGAGGTGCGACTTGCAGCGTCACAGGAgaacacacacgggagagaagccatacaagtgtgacgtctgccctgcggagttcagctgTAGCTCGATGCTGTTGCgccacaagcggacacacacgggcgagaagccccataagtgcgatctctgtcctgcagagttccacAAGAGGTACGACTTGCAGCGTCACAGGAgaacacacacgggagagaagccatacaagtgtgacgtctgccctgcggagttcagctgTAGCTCGATGCTGTTGCGCCACAAGTGGACGCACATGGGCGAGAAGCCCcataagtgtgatctctgtcctgcagagttccacAAGAGGTACGACTTGCAGCGTCACAGGAgaacacacacgggagagaaaccatacaagtgtgacgtatgccctgcggagttcagccgtAGCTCGGTGCTGTTGCACCACAAGTTGACGCACATGGGCGAGAAGCCCcataagtgtgatctctgtcctgcagagttcagcgagAGGGCGGGCCTGCGGTCTCACAAGAAAGCACACGTGAGTGAGGGGCTATACAAATGCACCTTCTGTCCTGCACAGTTCAGGCAAAGCACGACGCTGAAGTGTCACAAGCAAAAACATACAGGCGAGAAGGCCTataagtgcgacctctgtcctgcagaattCAGTCATAGCTCTAGCCTGTATGtccacaagcggacacacacgggcgagaagccccaTAAgagcgatctctgtcctgcagagttcaacaAAAGGTACGACTTACAACGTCACAAGAgaacacacacgggagagaagccatgcaagtgtgacctctgccctgcggagttcagcgaCAGCTCAATGCTGTTGCGCCACAAGTGGACGCACATGGGCGACAAGCCCcataagtgtgatctctgtcctgcagagttcagcgagAGGGCGGGCCTGCGCTCTCACAGgcgaacacacacgggaaagaagccatacaagtgcaatgtctgcccATTGGAGTTCAGCCACATGAAGAGTCTGTCATATCACATGCGAaaacacacaggcgagaagccctGTAACCCTGTAtccacacgagtcagttttctgccggcagcaagtcgggaaggagtgagaggatatccGAGATAA
- the LOC135375635 gene encoding zinc finger protein 436-like isoform X2 yields MELSLKFGGQLPKVKLEPLDASLPEQGQQQECNEFSSGGNNYGATRGMIQIKEEPREESSDEHPIIEVKTEPYNTAILDQVGHSHDSTSEGAKESSGGLHIKDELRSTYDHTSSGCTSSSAQFETSTTTVEPRFENLALVTIDGQPTEQSSDQSETQVAGKSSTFGHEKDKLYKCSVGLAACNDTGLLEGDVKPHKAKTFTSDMCSAAISHASTLQVHAKHSMGVSLHKSKICAFACASGAYKCNLAPAESSHTMCLRHHKQTHMGKKRYRCDLCPAEFSHYTSLCRHKRKHTGVKRYKWNLCPAELSNSEKLRDHKRTHTSHGPYKCDLCPAQFGHSTILKCHKQGHTGEKPYKCDLCPAEFSLSSSLYDHRGTHRDVKPNKCDLCPAEFNKRDTLQCHRRSHTGEKPYKCDVCIAAFSRSSSLLRHKWTHMGDKPHKCDLCPAEFSNKTGLQYHRRTHTGEKPYKCNVCPAEFSHITSLSYHKRKHTGEKPYKCGICTAEFSRSSILLSHKRTHTGEKPHKCDLCTAEFSSSGNLSRHRRIHTGEKPYKCDLCPAEFIESTKLRYHKRKHTGEEPYKCDLCPAEFTGSAKLRCHKQTHMSEVPC; encoded by the exons ATGGAGCTCTCCCTAAAGTTCGGTGGTCAACTCCCAAAAGTAAAATTGGAGCCTCTTGACGCTAGCCTACCAGAACAGGGCCAGCAACAGGAATGCAACGAGTTTTCATCAGGAGGCAACAATTACG GGGCAACTCGAGGGATGATCCAAATTAAAGAAGAACCTCGAGAGGAATCTTCGGACGAACATCCGATCATTGAAGTGAAGACAGAGCCTTACAACACTGCAATTTTGGACCAGGTGGGACACAGCCATGACTCAACGTCAGAAG GAGCGAAAGAAAGCAGTGGTGGGCTTCACATTAAGGACGAGCTCAGAAGCACTTACGATCACACATCTTCAGGTTGCACCTCTTCCAGTGCACAGTTTGAGACCAGCACAACAACAGTTGAACCGCGGTTTGAAAACCTTGCACTAGTCACTATTGACGGTCAACCCACAGAGCAATCTTCAGACCAGAGCGAGACCCAAGTGGCGGGCAAGTCATCGACGTTCGGACATGAGAAAGACAAGCTTTATAAGTGCAGTGTTGGTTTGGCTGCATGCAATGACACTGGGCTCTTGGAAGGTGATGTCAAACCTCACAAAGCAAAGACATTTACCTCTGACATGTGCTCCGCGGCAATCAGTCATGCATCAACTCTGCAAGTGCATGCAAAACATTCCATGGGAGTAAGCTTGCACAAATCCAAGATATGTGCATTTGCATGCGCATCGGGCgcatacaagtgcaatctcgCCCCTGCAGAGTCCAGCCACACTATGTGCCTACGGCATCACAAACAGACGCACATGGGCAAGAAGCGCTACaggtgtgatctctgtcctgcagagttcagccattACACGAGCCTGTGCCGTCACAAGCGAAAGCACACAGGCGTGAAGCGATACAAATGGAatctctgccctgcagagttgaGCAACAGTGAGAAGCTGCGTGATCACAAGAGAACACACACGAGTCAcgggccatacaagtgcgacctctgtcctgcacagTTCGGGCATAGCACAATCCTGAAATGTCACAAGCAAGGACATACAGGCGAGAAGCCCtataagtgtgatctctgtcctgcggaATTCAGCCTTAGCTCTAGCCTCTATGACCACAGGGGGACGCACAGAGATGTGAAGCCCAataagtgcgatctttgtcccgCTGAGTTTAACAAAAGGGACACCCTGCAGTGTCACAGGAGatcacacacgggagagaagccatacaagtgtgatgtctgcatTGCAGCATTCAGCCGTAGCTCCAGCCTGTTGCGCCACAAGTGGACGCACATGGGCGACAAGCCCCataagtgcgacctctgtcctgcagagttcagcaacAAAACGGGCCTACAGTACCACAGGcgaacacacacgggagagaagccatacaagtgcaatgtctgccctgcggagttcagccacaTTACGAGTCTGTCAtatcacaagcgaaaacacacaggcgagaagccctaTAAGTGTGGCATCTGTACAGCAGAGTTTAGCCGTAGCTCGATCCTATTgagtcacaagcggacacacacgggagagaagccccataagtgcgatctctgtactgcagagttcagcaGTAGCGGAAACCTATCACGCCACAGGCGgatacacacaggcgagaagccctacaagtgtgatctctgtcctgcagagttcatcgAGAGCACGAAGCTGCGAtatcacaagcgaaaacacactGGCGAGGAGCCCTataagtgcgacctctgtcctgcagagttcaccgGCAGCGCGAAATTGCGGtgtcacaagcagacacacatgAGCGAGGTGCCCTGCTAG